A single window of Mugil cephalus isolate CIBA_MC_2020 chromosome 1, CIBA_Mcephalus_1.1, whole genome shotgun sequence DNA harbors:
- the ndufa4l2a gene encoding NADH dehydrogenase [ubiquinone] 1 alpha subcomplex subunit 4-like 2, translating to MMFRTAVEHCKRHPGLIPQLFFICLGMGGASLYLMRLARGPHVTWNKTENPEPWNKLDPTYQYKFVAITTDYKNLKKEGPEF from the exons ATGATGTTTCGGACGGCAGTGGAGCACTGCAAGAGGCACCCTGGA CTCATCCCTCAGCTCTTCTTCATTTGTCTGGGGATGGGTGGAGCGTCTTTATATCTGATGCGTCTGGCCAGAGGACCCCATGTCAC aTGGAACAAGACTGAAAACCCCGAACCATGGAACAAACTTGACCCTACTTACCAGTACAAG TTTGTGGCCATCACAACAGACTATAAAAACCTGAAGAAAGAAGGACCAGAGTTCTGA